A window of the Columba livia isolate bColLiv1 breed racing homer unplaced genomic scaffold, bColLiv1.pat.W.v2 Scaffold_202, whole genome shotgun sequence genome harbors these coding sequences:
- the LOC135577951 gene encoding olfactory receptor 14I1-like, with protein sequence MSNSSSITQFLLLPFTDTRELQLLHFWLFLGIYLAALLGNGLIITTIAWDQHLHTPMYFFLLNLSVIDLGSISTTVPKAMGNSLWQTRAISYAGCAVQLFLFVFFISAEYFLLTIMSYDCYVAICKPLHYGTLLGSRACVHMAAAAWATGFFYSLLHTANTFSLPLCQGNTVEQFFCELPQILKLSCPDAYLMEFKLLVFSTFVILGCFVFIVVSYVQIFRAVLRIPSEQGRHKAFSMCLPHLAVVSLFISTGLFAFLKSPSISLPSLDLVVAVLYSLVPPTLNPLIYSPRNQELQNAVWKLIPG encoded by the coding sequence atgtccaacagcagctccatcacccagttcctcctcctgccgttcacagacacacgggagctgcagctcttgcacttctggctcttcctgggcatctacctggctgccctcctgggcaacggcctcatcatcaccaccatagcctgggaccagcacctccacacccccatgtacttcttcctgctcaacctctctGTCattgacctgggctccatctctaCCACTGTCCCTAAAGCCATGGGCAACTCCCTTTGGCAGACCAGGGCCATctcctatgcaggatgtgctgtacagctctttctctttgtgttcttcatttcagcagagtattttcttctcaccatcatgtcctatgactgctacgttgccatctgcaaacccctgcactacgggaccctcctgggcagcagagcttgtgtccacatggcagcagctgcctgggccactgggttcttctattctctgctgcacacggccaatacattttcactgccactttGCCAAGGTAATACCGTTGAAcagttcttctgtgaacttCCCCAGATCCTTAAACTCTCCTGCCCAGATGCCTATCTCATGGAATTTAAACTTCTTGTTTTCAGTACTTTTGTCATTTTaggatgttttgtgttcattgtggtgtcctatgtgcagatcttcagggccgtgctgaggatcccctctgagcagggtcggcacaaagccttttccatgtGCCTCCCTCActtggccgtggtctccctgtttatCAGCACTGGCttgtttgctttcctgaaatCCCCTTCTATCTCTTTGCCATCCCTGGATCTAGTGGTGGCAGTTCTGTACTCATTGGTGCCTCCAACattgaaccccctcatctacagcccGAGAAACCAGGAGCTCCAGAATGCAGTGTGGAAACTGATACCTGGATGA